The stretch of DNA GTCACAACAGCTGTATGTGTCGAATTTGAGAATTAAGAGATTACCACCTCTTCTTATAAGGAATACAAAcatcttaaaataaagtttactgaAATACAATAATGCACTTTATACTTACTGTCAAACTACTGAGAATGAGCTTGGGCCCGGAATGACTGTCTTCCAACTGTGTCCCGGAAGAGGCGACACACCAGTGAGAACTTTAAAAAAGCTTGGTCACCCTCTTCCAGGACAACCTCTAATAGAATCTACTCCAGGACCGAGAGGGGCATCTGTTAAAGACGTTATAGAAGAGTGCAGACactgttttacagtttatttaaatttagtgaaacaaaaaagctaaatataaatttaccaCAGAACCTACATTCCaattaatttctttaaaacaaaccacAGTTTTCTAATTTGTGAAGGCTATTGCACATTAagcaaaatgaaagttgaaatgcccagttcagcttcaagaacagacacaaacacctgGTCAATGGAGACGGTAAACATTCAGTCGCCTTTActgttaacagaaaaaaacaaggtgaaatccagactgaaattaatataaatactatTTAACAATGGACCATGTCTAATTTGAGCTCATCAGATGCTATAAATAACTGCTTTAAGTCACACTAGTTACACACTGACATGTGTCcttataaattcaaataaaccatCAGCCCCTGAAAGCTCCTCAGTCTTTCCCTTCTTCTGTTTACTGGCCTTTCCTTGTACATTAGAGCTCACCGTTCTAAAATACAGCTGGAATATCAATGATGTAAGATAATTGAAAATTAGGTTTATCagctacatttacaaacattacgTTGTTTGCAATACaccaatcaaacaaaaacaatttaaataaccCAATACAACGACTTTAACAACTGGTCTCTCCAAAATGTAAAACATCacagtacaatgtacaatgtgtcTGAGAGAAAGCTGCAtgtgtatgtaaatatttttgtttgagtAACAGGTGTATATACCTTGCAGGTGACATGCTCCCTAAAATTAACCGGCACTACCACCTACGGAGCTGTGGGGTGTCACTCTAACAGACAAATGACAAAGTTTAGAATGCAGTTTAAAGCCTTACTGGAAATGTATCCTCAAAAAAGTCATAATCAGTAAATAATCATAATCTGAAGTAATCACCTGACTGAAGTCAAAAGGCCAATCAAGGGCCATGTACAGTGCATACTGAAACATCCCATAGATACAGCTGAGAACATTGAACACTGAAGGGTCAAAAGTGGCCTGAACGTGGGCTGgatgaaacaataaaacataaaaggagATTACAGTTTATCTGTGATATGAATGTTCATTGTAACTACATTTGTGAGCTTTTCTTTAAGTCAAAAGTCTTGTTACTTACACGGAGGCAATATTATAGGcaagttttttctgtgtgtcaTTAAGTAACTCTGTTACTTATTTGGCAAAATCAACCACATACAACACGCGTGCCGCAGTTGAATATTCGTGTATTTATCTACGACACTACTAGTACATACTGAAATAACGTATTTATAACGTGTTCGTGTATCTAGCAAAAACACTAACAACGAGCTTTGTAATTATTCTTACAAACTAAATGTTTTTACTCACCGACATAACGTGCGCTGTTATTTTCTCCGTTAAAAAATTCTGTTTGAGAGTTTTTTGGGCGCGAGCGTGAACTGTGTTCAAATTCACGAGGTATGTATAATACACTTAAAATAGTGTACTATATAGTGACTAGAGCACTATTTGGGCACATAGAAAAGTCACTGGGCACGGGCGTGGCTTCTGACGTGTGAGAGGGCGGGGTTGGATGTGGGCGGAGTTGGATGTCCAACTCCGccttcctacaggctgcagcgaGAGGCTTCTccaagttttattattattattagttattattatttaagtgtGATTATTCTGGATAGTGAATGTAAGTTTGCCTGGAATGTCATGACACACTGAAACTTTCGAAGCACGTCTCCAACACAGTTGAGTTAAAGCTACCTCCATGTTAAAATGCTTGGTTTGAGATTTGATTGGAAGGTAAAAAGTGAGCTTTTCTAAGTAGTAATATACCTTAATGTCATTTTCTAAACAGGTTCTTGTGTATGTAAAGATAAAGAACCGTTTTACAGGACGAAACATTCACTATCAGGGAGTGAAAGCCTGGGAAAGCACAGAAAAGTATGTTCTACCCCCAATTGTTGTAATGGAAAAGTTGAATAAAAGTCAAAATCAGCCTCATGCAAACACTCATTTCAATGAACCTccactgaaatataaaaattttaatTTCCTCTTGGCTGTTCTCTCAGTAATCTACAGCacgcaatatatatatatatatatctgaatGTCTCAGTCTCTACAATAGTGGCACTGAAGTCAAACAGATGCTGAAAATGCTTCGTCTTCCTGTTAATTTGGATAAAGAAGcgacataaaatattaaatagaaTTCATTGTGCCAAATTATTTTAaacgtattattattatgaccCAGGACATTAGCCAAACCTTCCCGTTTTATTGAAGTTAGCTAGGTAGACTAACAACTTACGCTAGCTAGGTTAGCTAACAATAACAACTTAGCTAGGTTAGCTACCAATAACAAATTAGCTAGGTACACTAGCATAGCTAGCAGGTTTACGTTTTTGGCTAAACTAGTTTTATGAATCGACGtcgtttatgaagaaaaatacaGCATGTATATTCTGTATTTCTAAACTAAATTATACACCGGTGCCAAACCAGCCCCCTGAAATTGTAATTCTAGTTAACATAAGCTTTTTAGGGATTTAATCAATTATCTGAGGGGGATTTTAAAGAAATGCCTTGAggtaaaaatgaaatatgaatGTCTCGTATATTAAAATTATCagcaggtttaaaaaaaaaaacacaaggaagCCGTTCTAACATGGAGTAATAAGTCAGtgttaataaagaaatattggAAAATCTGTTAATGTGAAACAAGATTTCAAAGTCTGAGTTGTCCTTATTCATACATTTCCAAAGAAGAGACATTCAATGACTTGAAATGAtcatttatgtaaatgtttctAGTTTGAACAATCAtttgaaacttaaaaaaaagaattcttTACACTGTACAGAATATCTTGAGCACAATATGGTGTTTAGTTCTCAAGTAAACACTGAAGAATCTATGTAGAACGTCCAGCTGTCTTTGAAAGGCTACAGTGATGAAGAGAAATCTACTGTTTTATAGCACTTATGCTTTCTGGGATACTTTCTTCTCACCTCATCCTTTCATCCACTTGCAGGACATTAACTGAGCCTAGTTCAGTGCAGAGCTGTTGTGAATAATGAGGGATATCATTAGGCTGCGAGCAGGAGTGGAGAGAGCTGAAGTGGGAAGAGATGGGAAGTTCAAGTTCATAGCACTGAGCTATCAGAATACAACAAACGCCATGGAAGCCTCATCTTTCTTCCAGTTTTCGGTGAAAAGCTGACACTCACGTACTTTCACGGAATCCAAGAGggaacaaacattaaaaaaaacctacacaaataaataatgtcCCTCTCTGACAATGAAGGAAAAAAGGAGTTAGAAGTCACTGCATCTTCATGCACTCACATTGGCGCAACTTTAAAATACTATCATTTTAtcacaatgaaaacaaaacaggctGGTGTCCACGACAAAATCAGAGCCTAAAACTGCTATCAAACACACAAGATATTCCAAACCCAACTAATCTAAACATTAACCTTATGCATTAAATGTCATGTGGCAATACATGTAGATTCACTAGAAAATGTGGTGTGAAAAAAGCACTGAACATAATGTAAAACCTAAAATTGTGGAGGTACTCAACAAGTTGatttcaaacaaaaacagcatcaagaaacagaattttgtaaataACAGGAAAAGAAGAATGACCAGTGCTTGTATCAGTTACGTGCTAGAGCTGGGTGAAGAAAGGACCAGTTCTGTTTTGtgggtttgtgtttatttaagaaaataatatGCATATGTCTTTTGGCTGGAGCTGCAGTTTCCCAGTGCTTTAAAGCAGGCTATTAGTAAGTGAGgaatttttaaaagtgtgaatCGGGACATGAAAATGAACCACCGCATGGGGGAGGGGATGTTTCCTTCATTTTTGAAGAACAAGGTCTGATACAAACacagtggggtggggtggggttgggggtagaaaaaccaaaataaaaatttgTCAGTaaaacacatgctcacacacacacacacacacacacacaactgaaaaTATTGTTGAAAAAAAATTGCGGTGAAATGCTAATAATCTTATAGTACATGTGTCTGAAATttcaagagagaaaaaaaagtgcGCACACTGTAAAATCTGGAAAAGCATGCAGAAGTCCACTGCCCTACTGTAGCTCACTCCTAGAAGACTACGACTGAGAGAGATGCCCCTGTCCTGAGCAGTTTTTGCCTGGACCCACCCACTCCCTGCACCAGCAGAAGATACGGAGCGGAGTCGCTGGTGGCCAAGTTCTCTTCTAACCCACGTTCTTAGTCCTGCAGTCCAAAGAGGTGGAAAGGAGAACTGTTCAAGGCAGTAGGGTTTAGTGTGTAGGGTAGGGTCTATAGAGCAGAAAGGTGTAGGGTAGATAACGTGGGCTTTAGCTGCCCCTGATTGTCCAGGCTCTGGAGGCAgaatgaggatgatgatgtaCTTCGTACGAATTCCTACGCAGATTTGGGTATTCTGGGTAAGGAGCAGTGGGTCGAGAGTGGAGGCAGTAAGGCATGTGAAATGTATATCTGATGAAGTGTTGAGGATAACAAGCCAACCTTTTCATTGCTGTGTTTATAGGGCCTGTGTCTTGAGCTCGATGGGCTCTCCCCGGGTGTCCTGCTGACCCTCGACTTCCGGGGGCCGATTACCTTTGAGCACGGCCAGCCTCTCAGAAAGGCCACGCATGCGAGGGAACAGCATGAAGTCATACAGCAACGCACCCATTGCGCCACCAATCATAGGGCCGACCCAGTACACCTGTGTGAGGAGAAACACAAGTAATAGAACCATTTCAGAGTCACATATGCATCATATGACATTCATATTCACAACTCGTTTTTAATTTTCAAGTGAGAAATACCATGTATCTCTGCCTTGTAACTCAAACATAGCAGGCTGAGGATTCTCCACAGGGGGGTGCTATTATCACTGAAATGGCTTGTCATGCTCATGCTTTTACATCATTTCATAACGTCAACTTTGAATGTTGCTACTTTAATTCAAATGTTGTAAATTCAACCTTTAAAAACCATAAGGTTAAAGCAATAGTCTTCTTCCTCCATTTTGTGTTTCCATGGCTtaagagctcatttacatatcctGCAAATTCCTTTTGAGGAACAGCATCAAACAAAGAGAAGACAGGAAATATAGGCAAAGTGAGTTTGACTGTAATGAGACCTCCACTAAAACTCAAGAGGGGACACATGAGAAATTACTTGAGCAGCAAACAAAGGTTCTACAAAGGggtctttgagtgatgccatagaagaaccacttttatttccattaagaaccatgtttgttgaTGTGACCCATCACTTAATCCATCACTTGATCTTAAGGTTCTTCACCATTTAAAAGTTATTAGCAAATTCTTATTCTcaggcatcgctcaaagaaccttttgcatcacctttatttttaagagtgcaggaGAGACACTGGTGTCCAGGGGCTGTTAAGACAACATACCTGTTAAAAGAAATGCAAATTAAGATGTAAGACAGGAGAGAGAACGTATGAAGAATAGGTGTGTGTTGTCTGTAAGCAATGGAAATTAGTTTAGTTCAGCGTGAAATCGtctgttatttttaatagaTTGGATAGTCTGGTGCTAGTTTAGCTGATCACCCACAGAATGCAGGTGTTGGGGCTGAGAATCCCTGGCAGCACCCCTGCTGTTGTgtaggagaaactacagagatgttattCTTTTCATTGTCAATCATTTTCCTCTCCTTTAAATTTACAATATTGTAGATATTTTGATTTTTCGATGACGGTGATTGTATGGGAACTAAGATAAATCAATCTCACCCAGTGGTTGACGAAGTTCCTGATGAGCACAGCAGGTGCGAAAGACCTGGCAGGGTTCATTCCAGCACCGGTGTAGTACATCTGCAATTGatttcaaaatcatttttgatACATGATACAACCTGTAGTCTGTAAATGCAAACCAAAACAACATCTAATAATGGGGAGAGCCTGGGAAAAAAAGCTATAGGAAACCTTCCAGACCAACTCTTACCCCCAGCAGATGGCCCATGAGCACAGAGAAGCCGATGGCCAGAGCAGCAGAGCCCAAACGGCTATTGCGCCTCTCATCGGTCACAGCGAAGATACAGACGACCAGCTGCAGAGTGAGGAATATCTCCATGGTGGTGGCCATGCCCAGGCTGATGCCTGGTTGAAGCTAATTAGAAGTTATAAGGTTAGCATGGGTTGTGGTTTCACTTCCAAATCTCAAAGAAATTTTGCAACAGTCTTTAGGGAGTCATGCCCACAGCCATGGCCAGGTTTTACTTGGGTCTGCGATGGCAAATGTGGGAATACTGACTATATGTATTCACCAATTGGACAGACTTGTGGGAAATGGCAATGGCACAAATGTAGAGAAATGTACAGGATGTTCTTCTTTGTTCAGTTTGTGCCATTACTGTATTACAGGGGTGATCAATCTTGGCAAATATACGGAGGTCTTTATTCCAAACAAGCAGGTGCATACCCGATTGATCTTGCTGTATTATATGGCCTCAGAGTTCCAAACATGTATCATGTGTGCGCTTGCTTTTTTTGGAATAAAACCCTGCTTTCTGTTTCAGATTTAGACAAATTGATTCTAGTCCAGCTCTCCAACAGGAACCCCCAAGTCTACTGAGGTTTTAAAGCAATGGATGTGCCAGGACCGTGATACATGGTGGTCTGCTCACTTACTGTGTTAAGAGCCAAATTGCCTCTCATGTTGCTCGGTGTCACCCCATAC from Hoplias malabaricus isolate fHopMal1 chromosome 5, fHopMal1.hap1, whole genome shotgun sequence encodes:
- the mipa gene encoding major intrinsic protein of lens fiber a isoform X2; the protein is MWEFRSMSFWRAVFAEFYGTMFFVFFGLGAALRWTTGSHNVLHVAFCFGLAAATLVQSIGHISGGHINPAVTFAYLIGSQMSLFRAFFYICAQCLGALAGAAVLYGVTPSNMRGNLALNTLQPGISLGMATTMEIFLTLQLVVCIFAVTDERRNSRLGSAALAIGFSVLMGHLLGMYYTGAGMNPARSFAPAVLIRNFVNHWVYWVGPMIGGAMGALLYDFMLFPRMRGLSERLAVLKGNRPPEVEGQQDTRGEPIELKTQAL
- the mipa gene encoding major intrinsic protein of lens fiber a isoform X1, whose protein sequence is MWEFRSMSFWRAVFAEFYGTMFFVFFGLGAALRWTTGSHNVLHVAFCFGLAAATLVQSIGHISGGHINPAVTFAYLIGSQMSLFRAFFYICAQCLGALAGAAVLYGVTPSNMRGNLALNTVSEQTTILGMATTMEIFLTLQLVVCIFAVTDERRNSRLGSAALAIGFSVLMGHLLGMYYTGAGMNPARSFAPAVLIRNFVNHWVYWVGPMIGGAMGALLYDFMLFPRMRGLSERLAVLKGNRPPEVEGQQDTRGEPIELKTQAL